The proteins below come from a single Vidua chalybeata isolate OUT-0048 chromosome 1, bVidCha1 merged haplotype, whole genome shotgun sequence genomic window:
- the LOC128789974 gene encoding C-C chemokine receptor type 4-like, which translates to MSSSSTESLEVELSTFYDYYDSYYDAPKLCSKEGVRRFAASFLPVLYSLVFLVGLAGNILVIVVLFKYKRLKSMTDVYLLNLAISDLLFVLSLPFWSYFTVDQWVFGTPWCKIISWIYLVGFYSGIFFIMLMSIDRYLAIVRAVLSLKARTTFHGLITSLVVWLVALSASVPELVFRESFNEHNFTTCKLRFPGNFTTWKLFSTLEVNILGLLIPFIIMTFCYSMIIKTLIHCRNDKKNKAVKMIFVVMIVFFFFWTPYNIVIFLQLLEFMGVIKDCQVSRSLDYAFQVTEILSLFHCCLNPVIYFFMGEKFKKYLKMLFKNWQLPGYFCKWCGVHITYHTESTSSFHTQSTGDQDAL; encoded by the coding sequence ATGAGTTCTTCAAGTACAGAGTCCCTTGAAGTCGAACTCTCAACCTTTTATGACTATTATGATAGTTATTACGATGCTCCAAAACTATGCAGTAAAGAAGGCGTCAGAAGGTTTGCAGCCTCCTTCCTACCTGTTCTGTATTCCCTGGTATTCCTGGTCGGGCTCGCTGGAAACATTCTGGTCATCGTGGTCCTCTTCAAATACAAGAGGCTGAAGAGCATGACTGATGTGTACCTGCTAAACCTCGCCATCTCAGATTTGCTCTTTGTTTTATCCTTGCCATTCTGGTCTTATTTCACAGTAGACCAATGGGTTTTTGGAACTCCCTGGTGTAAAATCATTTCATGGATCTACCTGGTTGGGTTTTACAGTgggatattttttattatgctCATGAGCATAGACAGATACCTGGCAATTGTTCGTGCAGTGCTTTCCTTGAAAGCAAGGACCACCTTCCATGGCTTGATTACTAGCCTTGTTGTGTGGCTAGTAGCTCTTTCAGCCTCAGTCCCCGAGCTTGTATTTAGAGAGTCTTTTAATGAACATAATTTTACTACCTGCAAGCTGAGATTTCCAGGCAATTTCACAACATGGAAGCTTTTTTCCACTTTGGAAGTCAACATTTTAGGGCTCCTAATCCCTTTTATAATTATGACATTTTGCTACTCCATGatcattaaaacattaattcactgtagaaatgacaaaaagaaTAAGGCTGTGAAGATGATTTTTGTTGTCAtgattgtgtttttctttttttggaccCCCTACAACATTGTTATTTTCTTACAACTGCTGGAATTTATGGGAGTCATTAAAGACTGTCAAGTGAGCAGGAGTCTGGACTACGCTTTCCAGGTAACAGAAATCCTCAGCCTTTTTCACTGTTGCCTCAACCCAGTCATCTACTTCTTCATGGGGGAGAAATTTAAGAAGTACCTGAAGATGCTCTTTAAGAACTGGCAGTTACCAGGGTATTTCTGCAAGTGGTGTGGAGTTCACATCACCTACCACACTGAATCTACCAGTTCATTCCACACACAGTCTACAGGGGACCAAGATGCGTTGTAA